A region of Cataglyphis hispanica isolate Lineage 1 chromosome 6, ULB_Chis1_1.0, whole genome shotgun sequence DNA encodes the following proteins:
- the LOC126850560 gene encoding cilia- and flagella-associated protein 61-like, whose protein sequence is MIQYNDRHDVVSGICLYNYPNIPSVPHDWLTWLKTIYRIPTVTERNTMFVHLLVWNERYLDEFLKELLAAIFDITTFCQHVILVVPPRVTLASIFEREMTKVSAKNNARNDAMQFLYLSNRQQLRPKLKIRKVVEEDYDDISTIIGGEDIYLRELYGDYYTSQMVRYPDGCRQLIIGEDADGSMAGVMCLNSVIDINLLTENFELTPYNGLRKSDKNDKPPTDVAATDSNEFLRSSVPLSESQDDRQQRFDPSLNDDRSEIKLTQDKKNSEEKESHNFEESNEGDGKEISLIESHNFEGSNEGDGKEIFLIESHNFEGSNEGDGKEISLIESHNFEGSNEGDGKEISLIENHNFEGSNEEDEKEIFLVENHNFEGSNEEDEKEISLVESYNFEGSNEGDGKEICLVDSSMSQMQVIHDTLPTYHGEMNAFVLEILAMRDDMRPHWSYDFLQAAFECFSHLEYCAIILPFSHPYQQFLQYFTRVPLRFNKDFPLALYIVHRALLREEIKYRRAQVQDRKSIQKLLFAIPNHDEVLADFDFAMNPSQLDTDCFIFECNDTIIGLALLRTEKQMNFIKKYFHIEDYVSMRSIPRDNYGRLLHFVLMPIFSAYHRFFFREIARLSELTVIFYRLHHEDECALVHETVMNAILQDETQVLCEWTMIDWVLIKDDKGKLMIESITIEKEGEVKNLVCDALFNFYEKTINFNSFLAFSRAGLVFDGLLIINLECRTNDPFIFAAGTMTKYSKRFYSESRRHQYYNSVEIGERLAEILRRVIDIHRQGEQKKEKMHLTLPIFRKPIVIACILPGGYYYLHVHKPGKKTWDEMTNEDGEALITGSCTSEIGYFRIGLNAYDSVETVTCFNRKIFQVQNMIALYGKHESMLNELKFRFQNSYISDFFAYFCEPWAVAIFHDKFECLRVENRATLLSQMDFYGDSLIDDCMNALIRSEWKAISEKDRRHIEYKYAGSIYHQELEDNLMNFLEFCEDDLPMYCTPNRQRQMYTDVKKSPLYFEQ, encoded by the exons ATGATCCAATATAACGACAGACATGATGTCGTTTCGGGCATATGCCTCTACAATTATCCCAACATCCCATCTGTGCCACATGATTGGTTGACTTGGTTAAAAACGATTTatag GATCCCTACTGTCACGGAAAGAAATACAATGTTTGTACACTTGCTGGTGTGGAATGAGCGTTATTTGGATGAATTTCTGAAGGAGCTATTGGCCGCGATCTTTGACATTACTACCTTTTGCCAACACGTGATTCTGGTGGTACCTCCTCGAGTTACGCTAG cgAGCATTTTCGAGCGAGAGATGACTAAAGTGTCGGCTAAGAATAACGCGCGAAATGATgcgatgcaatttttatatttgagcaATCGACAACAATTACGTCCCAAACTGAAGATACGGAAGGTCGT CGAGGAAGATTACGATGACATATCAACGATTATTGGTGGTGAAGATATATACTTGAGGGAGCTCTATGGTGATTATTACACCAGCCAGATGGTTCGTTATCCGGACGGCTGTCGCCAATTGATCATCGGCGAAGACGCCGATGGTTCGATGGCAGGTGTTATGTGTCTCAACTCCGTAATCGATATTAATCTGTTGACTGAAAATTTCGAATTGACTCCGTATAACGGTTTAAGAAAATCGGACAAAAACGATAAACCGCCAACTGATGTCGCAGCGACCGATTCAAACGAGTTTCTTCGATCTTCTGTACCTTTGTCAGAATCGCAAGATGATCGGCAGCAGCGATTCGATCCGAGTTTAAATGACGACAGATCAGAAATCAAACTAactcaagataaaaaaaattccgaaGAAAAAG agagCCATAACTTTGAAGAATCGAATGAAGGAGacggaaaagaaatttctctcatag AGAGCCATAACTTTGAAGGATCGAATGAAGGAGacggaaaagaaatttttctcatag AGAGCCATAACTTTGAAGGATCGAATGAAGGAGacggaaaagaaatttctctcatag AGAGCCATAATTTTGAAGGATCGAATGAAGGAGatggaaaagaaatttctctcatag AGAACCATAACTTTGAAGGATCGAATGAAGAagacgaaaaagaaatttttctcgtag AGAACCATAACTTCGAAGGATCGAATGAAGAagacgaaaaagaaatttctctcgtag AGAGCTACAATTTCGAAGGATCGAATGAAGGAGacggaaaagaaatttgtctcgtag ACAGCAGCATGTCGCAAATGCAAGTCATCCACGATACTCTGCCGACGTATCACGGTGAAATGAATGCCTTCGTTTTGGAAATTCTCGCCATGCGTGATGACATGAGGCCTCATTGGTCCTATGATTTTTTGCAAGCTGCTTTTGAGTGTTTCTCGCATTTAGAGTACTGCGCGATTATCCTTCCTTTTTCACATCCGTACCAACAGTTTCTTCAATACTTCACG CGCGTCCCATtgagatttaataaagattttcctCTGGCGTTATACATCGTACATCGAGCGCTTCTTCGCGAAGAGATAAAGTATCGTCGCGCCCAAGTACAAGATCGAAAATCTATCCAGAAACTTTTATTCGCTATACCAAACCATGACGAGGTCCTAGCCGATTTTGATTTCGCGATGAATCCTTCGCAGCTCGATACAGATTGTTTCATCTTCGAGTGCAACGATACAATAATCGGACTCGCTTTACTACG TACCGAGAAGcagatgaattttattaaaaaatattttcatatagaaGATTACGTGTCTATGCGGAGTATTCCTCGAGATAATTACGGACGCCTCTTGCATTTTGTTCTCATGCCGATTTTCTCCGCTTACCATCGCTTCTTTTTCCGTGAGATCGCTCGTTTAAGCGAGTTAACGGTAATCTTCTATCGGCTTCATCACGAAGATGAATGTGCACTG GTGCACGAAACGGTGATGAACGCTATTTTACAAGATGAGACTCAAGTTTTGTGCGAATGGACCATGATCGATTGGGTGCTGATAAAAGACGACAAGGGGAAGTTGATGATTGAAAGCATCACGATCGAGAAAGAGGGCGAAGTAAAAAATCTGGTCTGCGATGCTCTTTTTAACTTCTACGAGaagacaattaattttaactcatTTTTAG CATTTTCTCGTGCCGGTCTCGTTTTCGACggtttattaatcataaatctcGAATGTCGCACCAACGATCCGTTTATTTTCGCCGCAGGTACCATGACGAAATATTCCAAAAGGTTTTACTCCGAATCACGGCGACACCAGTATTATAATAGTGTAGAAATCGGGGAGAGA CTCGCCGAAATTTTACGAAGAGTGATCGATATTCATCGGCAGGGCGAgcagaaaaaggaaaagatgcATTTGACACTTCCGATATTTCGTAAACCCATCGTAATTGCGTGCATCTTGCCAGgtggttattattatttgcacgtGCATAAGCCCGGAAAGAAAACGTGGGACGAGATGACGAATGAAGAT GGCGAAGCGCTTATAACTGGCTCTTGCACATCCGAAATTGGGTACTTCCGTATTGGATTAAACGCGTACGACTCGGTGGAAACTGTAACGTGCTTTAATAGAAAG atatttcaaGTTCAGAATATGATCGCTCTATACGGGAAACACGAGAGTATGTTGAACGAGTTAAAATTTCGTTTTCAA AATTCGTATATTTCGGATTTTTTCGCATACTTTTGCGAACCTTGGGCTGTAGCGatttttcacgataaattTGAATGCCTGCGAGTCGAAAATCGAGCTACTTTGCTGTCGCAGATG GATTTTTACGGCGATTCCTTGATCGATGATTGCATGAACGCTTTAATCAGATCCGAATGGAAAGCG atatctgAAAAAGATCGACGTCACATCGAATACAAATACGCTGGCTCGATTTATCATCAAGAACTCGAAGACAATCTTATGAATTTCCTGGAATTTTGCGAAGATGATTTACCGATGTATTGTACACCAAATAGACAACGTCAAATGTACACGGACGTCAAAAAGAGTCCATTATATTTCGAGCAATAG
- the LOC126850712 gene encoding protein TRC8 homolog, whose translation MEISIRERILSFADVIMRVPPLFIIDELLRIGLGLPNDNIVLDSTENGFKTTNVGTIVNSISAVTTDAFSMDQFDLTRFTYKTYLIIIFKFLSCCLGCLVALYTFMLCTRHLIIVYLYLISVGVIFVSYWSNVSTMKAIIAYMNSHEPAISILDNILSLNLSDVLYNGPGLLIIQNYILQCLLASTFCYIHLAPRHPVVQKLLVLSFMSPSILGIHPLPVQYLYHAPVCATLIPLAVCKFIIWYNGISILKTLYMGYRHAHNFTVNYGLSALAETEWMRLNVPCVLRTFWILRVGEQVIQIFGNHYGEETFNYYVMVRTLLVNGCETLTAVLGMTSIISFICHYIGCFFQWVLLTEDEDEKSIGTVSAILFYILALQTGLTSLDREKRLVRLYRNFCLLFTAILHFVHNIVNPLLMSLSASHNPALHRHLRALAVCAFLIFFPVSLLIFLWSHFTVSTWLLAVSVFSIEVIVKVLVSLAIYSLFLIDAYRSAFWEQFDDCVYIIRSFGNTVEFAFGIILFFNGFWILVFESGGAIRAIMMCIHAYFNIWCEAKAGWSVFMKRRTAVNKINSLPEANAEQLAQLDDVCAICYQEMQSAKITQCNHYFHGVCLRKWLYVQDRCPLCHDILYKVENVQSRDNGVLAVEEIRRNDIHPRI comes from the exons atggaGATTTCAATACGAGAAAGGATCCTCAGCTTTGCTGATGTTATAATGAGAGTGCcacctttatttattatcgatgaGTTACTCAGAATAGGTCTTGGATTACCTAATGACAATATTGTGCTGGACAGTACTGAAAATGGTTTCAAAACTACCAATGTAGGCACAATTGTTAATTCCATTTCTGCAGTTACGACAGACGCGTTCTCGATGGACCAGTTTGATTTAACTCGCTTTACTTACAAAACTTATTTGATAatcatattcaaatttttatcctgCTGTCTGG gcTGCCTTGTAgctttatacacatttatgtTATGTACTAggcatttaataattgtatacctatatttaatatctgttGGGGTGATATTTGTATCATATTGGTCAAATGTTAGTACAATGAAAGCAATTATAGCTTACATGAATTCACATGAACCTGCAATCAGCATACTTGACAATATATTATCCCTGAATTTATCAGACGTTCTGTATAATGGTCCTGGCTTACTGATTATACAGAACTACATATTGCAATGCCTGTTAGCCAGTACCTTTTGTTACATTCATCTTGCTCCAAGACATCCAGTGGTACAAAAATTGCTTGTACTAAGTTTTATGTCCCCATCTATTTTAGGCATTCATCCCTTACCG gtacaatatttatatcatgcgCCAGTATGTGCGACGTTGATTCCATTAGCTGTGTGCAAATTTATCATCTGGTATAACGGCAtctctatattaaaaacactCTACATGGGCTATCGACATGCACACAACTTTACAGTCAACTATGGTTTATCCGCTCTCGCGGAAACGGAATGGATGCGTCTGAACGTACCATGCGTGCTTCGTACATTTTGGATATTACGAGTGGGAGAACAGGTTATCCAAATCTTTGGAAATCACTATGGCGAAGAAACCTTTAATTATTACGTCATGGTCAGAACGCTACTGGTAAATGGTTGCGAAACTTTGACAGCTGTTCTCGGTATGACCAGCATAATTTCGTTCATCTGCCACTATATCGGTTGTTTCTTCCAATGGGTACTGCTGACAGAAGATGAGGATGAGAAGAGTATCGGCACAGTATCCGCTATATTGTTCTACATTCTTGCACTGCAAACTGGACTTACAAGTCTTGATAGAGAGAAACGTTTAGTACGattatatcgtaatttttGTCTATTGTTCACggcaattttacattttgtgcACAATATAGTGAATCCACTTTTGATGTCGCTCAGTGCTTCTCATAATCCGGCACTACACAGGCATTTGCGGGCTTTGGCAGTTTGTgcctttctaatattttttcccgTATCATTACTTATATTTCTCTGGTCTCACTTTACGGTGAGCACGTGGTTATTGGCTGTATCGGTTTTTAGCATCGAGGTAATAGTTAAAGTACTGGTCTCGTTGGCAATTTATTCGCTCTTTCTGATTGACGCTTATAGAAGTGCATTCTGGGAACAATTCGACGATTGTGTATACATTATAAGATCATTTGGCAACACTGTAGAATTTGCTTTTGGTATTATACTATTCTTCAATGGTTTCTGGATATTAGTCTTCGAATCTGGTGGAGCTATTCGTGCCATCATGATGTGTATACATGCCTATTTTAACATCTGGTGCGAAGCAAAGGCCGGATGGAGCGTGTTCATGAAAAGGCGCACGGCTGTGAATAAGATCAACTCTTTACCGGAAGCGAATGCCGAGCAGCTCGCACAACTCGACGATGTCTGCGCAATTTGTTATCAGGAGATGCAAAGCGCCAAGATCACACAATgcaatcattattttcatggTGTATGCTTGCGAAAGTGGCTGTACGTTCAAGATCGATGTCCTCTTTGTCACGATATACTATACAAAGTTGAAAACGTGCAAAGCAGAGACAATGGTGTTCTTGCAGTTGAGGAAATCAGAAGAAACGACATTCATCCCAGAATTTGA
- the LOC126850608 gene encoding protein phosphatase PP2A 55 kDa regulatory subunit isoform X2, with amino-acid sequence MKSPSNIMRQSSLTKLGSMINTAVNKRAGNGDIQWCFSQVKGTLEDDVTEADIISCVEFNHDGDLLATGDKGGRVVIFQRDPISKNSIPRRGEYNVYSTFQSHEPEFDYLKSLEIEEKINKIRWLKRKNPAHFLLSTNDKTIKLWKVSERDKRVEGYNTKEENGAIRDPACITALRVPTIKPMELMVEASPRRIFANAHTYHINSISVNSDQETYLSADDLRINLWHLEITDQSFNIVDIKPTNMEELTEVITAAEFHPAECNVLVYSSSKGTIRLCDMRSAALCDQHSKLFEEPEDPTNRSFFSEIISSISDVKLSNSGRYMISRDYLSVKVWDLQMETKPIECYPVHEYLRSKLCSLYENDCIFDKFECCWSGNDSAIMTGSYNNFFRVFDRTTKRDLTLEAARDIAKPKTLLKPRKVCTGGKRKKDEISVDCLDFNKKILHTAWHPSENVVAVAATNNLFLFQDKL; translated from the exons GCAATGGTGACATACAGTGGTGTTTCTCGCAAGTCAAGGGGACTTTAGAAGATGATGTTACAGAAG ctgATATAATCTCGTGCGTCGAATTTAATCACGATGGCGATCTTCTTGCAACAGGGGATAAAGGTGGACGTGTTGTCATTTTTCAGAGAGACCCCATT AGTAAAAACAGTATACCACGAAGAGGCGAATACAATGTGTATAGCACCTTCCAGAGCCATGAGCCTGAATTTGATTACCTAAAATCACTagagatagaagaaaaaattaataaaattagatggctaaaaagaaaaaacccTGCCCACTTTTTACTCTCCACAAACGATAAAACAATCAAGTTATGGAAAGTTAGTGAGAGAGATAAAAGAGTAGAGGGGTATAATACTAAGGAAGAAAATGGCGCGATCCGTGATCCTGCCTGCATCACTGCCTTGAGG gtgCCAACCATAAAACCAATGGAGTTGATGGTGGAGGCATCGCCAAGGAGAATATTTGCCAATGCGCACACCTACCACATAAACAGTATAAGTGTCAACAGTGATCAAGAGACATACCTCAGTGCTGATGATCTTAGAATTAATCTTTGGCACCTTGAGATAACTGACCAGAGTTTTA ATATAGTAGACATTAAACCAACTAATATGGAAGAATTAACAGAAGTTATAACTGCAGCGGAATTTCATCCTGCAGAATGTAATGTATTGGTATACAGCAGTAGCAAGGGAACTATTAGACTTTGCGATATGAGATCCGCTGCTCTTTGCGATCAGCATAGCAAGCTCTTTGAGGAGCCGGAAGATCCAACCAATAGAAGCTTTTTCTCGGAAATTATTTCAAGCATAAGTGATGTAAAGCTCAGTAATTCTGGAAGATACATGATTAGTAGAGACTACCTCAGTGTGAAAGTGTGGGATTTGCAAATGGAGACAAAACCGATTGAATGCTATCCC gTACATGAATACTTAAGATCAAAATTATGTTCATTATACGAAAATGACTGCATCTTCGACAAGTTTGAATGTTGTTGGAGTGGTAATGACTCGGCTATCATGACGGGCTCGTACAACAATTTCTTTAGAGTATTCGATCGTACGACTAAACGCGATCTTACCTTAGAGGCAGCGCGCGATATTGCCAAACCAAAAACGCTTCTGAAGCCGAGAAag GTCTGCACTGGTGGTAAGCGCAAGAAGGATGAGATTAGTGTTGACTGTCTGGACTTCAATAAGAAAATACTTCACACTGCATGGCATCCATCTGAAAATGTGGTGGCTGTCGCTGCTACGAACAATCTCTTCCTATTCCAAGACAAACTCTAG
- the LOC126850608 gene encoding serine/threonine-protein phosphatase 2A 55 kDa regulatory subunit B alpha isoform isoform X1 — translation MYMPARMRVKRRAVVVDINQNMAPCMTHRRRKDEKDANGCADRYYFRNGDIQWCFSQVKGTLEDDVTEADIISCVEFNHDGDLLATGDKGGRVVIFQRDPISKNSIPRRGEYNVYSTFQSHEPEFDYLKSLEIEEKINKIRWLKRKNPAHFLLSTNDKTIKLWKVSERDKRVEGYNTKEENGAIRDPACITALRVPTIKPMELMVEASPRRIFANAHTYHINSISVNSDQETYLSADDLRINLWHLEITDQSFNIVDIKPTNMEELTEVITAAEFHPAECNVLVYSSSKGTIRLCDMRSAALCDQHSKLFEEPEDPTNRSFFSEIISSISDVKLSNSGRYMISRDYLSVKVWDLQMETKPIECYPVHEYLRSKLCSLYENDCIFDKFECCWSGNDSAIMTGSYNNFFRVFDRTTKRDLTLEAARDIAKPKTLLKPRKVCTGGKRKKDEISVDCLDFNKKILHTAWHPSENVVAVAATNNLFLFQDKL, via the exons GCAATGGTGACATACAGTGGTGTTTCTCGCAAGTCAAGGGGACTTTAGAAGATGATGTTACAGAAG ctgATATAATCTCGTGCGTCGAATTTAATCACGATGGCGATCTTCTTGCAACAGGGGATAAAGGTGGACGTGTTGTCATTTTTCAGAGAGACCCCATT AGTAAAAACAGTATACCACGAAGAGGCGAATACAATGTGTATAGCACCTTCCAGAGCCATGAGCCTGAATTTGATTACCTAAAATCACTagagatagaagaaaaaattaataaaattagatggctaaaaagaaaaaacccTGCCCACTTTTTACTCTCCACAAACGATAAAACAATCAAGTTATGGAAAGTTAGTGAGAGAGATAAAAGAGTAGAGGGGTATAATACTAAGGAAGAAAATGGCGCGATCCGTGATCCTGCCTGCATCACTGCCTTGAGG gtgCCAACCATAAAACCAATGGAGTTGATGGTGGAGGCATCGCCAAGGAGAATATTTGCCAATGCGCACACCTACCACATAAACAGTATAAGTGTCAACAGTGATCAAGAGACATACCTCAGTGCTGATGATCTTAGAATTAATCTTTGGCACCTTGAGATAACTGACCAGAGTTTTA ATATAGTAGACATTAAACCAACTAATATGGAAGAATTAACAGAAGTTATAACTGCAGCGGAATTTCATCCTGCAGAATGTAATGTATTGGTATACAGCAGTAGCAAGGGAACTATTAGACTTTGCGATATGAGATCCGCTGCTCTTTGCGATCAGCATAGCAAGCTCTTTGAGGAGCCGGAAGATCCAACCAATAGAAGCTTTTTCTCGGAAATTATTTCAAGCATAAGTGATGTAAAGCTCAGTAATTCTGGAAGATACATGATTAGTAGAGACTACCTCAGTGTGAAAGTGTGGGATTTGCAAATGGAGACAAAACCGATTGAATGCTATCCC gTACATGAATACTTAAGATCAAAATTATGTTCATTATACGAAAATGACTGCATCTTCGACAAGTTTGAATGTTGTTGGAGTGGTAATGACTCGGCTATCATGACGGGCTCGTACAACAATTTCTTTAGAGTATTCGATCGTACGACTAAACGCGATCTTACCTTAGAGGCAGCGCGCGATATTGCCAAACCAAAAACGCTTCTGAAGCCGAGAAag GTCTGCACTGGTGGTAAGCGCAAGAAGGATGAGATTAGTGTTGACTGTCTGGACTTCAATAAGAAAATACTTCACACTGCATGGCATCCATCTGAAAATGTGGTGGCTGTCGCTGCTACGAACAATCTCTTCCTATTCCAAGACAAACTCTAG
- the LOC126850608 gene encoding protein phosphatase PP2A 55 kDa regulatory subunit isoform X4 — MAGNGDIQWCFSQVKGTLEDDVTEADIISCVEFNHDGDLLATGDKGGRVVIFQRDPISKNSIPRRGEYNVYSTFQSHEPEFDYLKSLEIEEKINKIRWLKRKNPAHFLLSTNDKTIKLWKVSERDKRVEGYNTKEENGAIRDPACITALRVPTIKPMELMVEASPRRIFANAHTYHINSISVNSDQETYLSADDLRINLWHLEITDQSFNIVDIKPTNMEELTEVITAAEFHPAECNVLVYSSSKGTIRLCDMRSAALCDQHSKLFEEPEDPTNRSFFSEIISSISDVKLSNSGRYMISRDYLSVKVWDLQMETKPIECYPVHEYLRSKLCSLYENDCIFDKFECCWSGNDSAIMTGSYNNFFRVFDRTTKRDLTLEAARDIAKPKTLLKPRKVCTGGKRKKDEISVDCLDFNKKILHTAWHPSENVVAVAATNNLFLFQDKL, encoded by the exons ATGGCCG GCAATGGTGACATACAGTGGTGTTTCTCGCAAGTCAAGGGGACTTTAGAAGATGATGTTACAGAAG ctgATATAATCTCGTGCGTCGAATTTAATCACGATGGCGATCTTCTTGCAACAGGGGATAAAGGTGGACGTGTTGTCATTTTTCAGAGAGACCCCATT AGTAAAAACAGTATACCACGAAGAGGCGAATACAATGTGTATAGCACCTTCCAGAGCCATGAGCCTGAATTTGATTACCTAAAATCACTagagatagaagaaaaaattaataaaattagatggctaaaaagaaaaaacccTGCCCACTTTTTACTCTCCACAAACGATAAAACAATCAAGTTATGGAAAGTTAGTGAGAGAGATAAAAGAGTAGAGGGGTATAATACTAAGGAAGAAAATGGCGCGATCCGTGATCCTGCCTGCATCACTGCCTTGAGG gtgCCAACCATAAAACCAATGGAGTTGATGGTGGAGGCATCGCCAAGGAGAATATTTGCCAATGCGCACACCTACCACATAAACAGTATAAGTGTCAACAGTGATCAAGAGACATACCTCAGTGCTGATGATCTTAGAATTAATCTTTGGCACCTTGAGATAACTGACCAGAGTTTTA ATATAGTAGACATTAAACCAACTAATATGGAAGAATTAACAGAAGTTATAACTGCAGCGGAATTTCATCCTGCAGAATGTAATGTATTGGTATACAGCAGTAGCAAGGGAACTATTAGACTTTGCGATATGAGATCCGCTGCTCTTTGCGATCAGCATAGCAAGCTCTTTGAGGAGCCGGAAGATCCAACCAATAGAAGCTTTTTCTCGGAAATTATTTCAAGCATAAGTGATGTAAAGCTCAGTAATTCTGGAAGATACATGATTAGTAGAGACTACCTCAGTGTGAAAGTGTGGGATTTGCAAATGGAGACAAAACCGATTGAATGCTATCCC gTACATGAATACTTAAGATCAAAATTATGTTCATTATACGAAAATGACTGCATCTTCGACAAGTTTGAATGTTGTTGGAGTGGTAATGACTCGGCTATCATGACGGGCTCGTACAACAATTTCTTTAGAGTATTCGATCGTACGACTAAACGCGATCTTACCTTAGAGGCAGCGCGCGATATTGCCAAACCAAAAACGCTTCTGAAGCCGAGAAag GTCTGCACTGGTGGTAAGCGCAAGAAGGATGAGATTAGTGTTGACTGTCTGGACTTCAATAAGAAAATACTTCACACTGCATGGCATCCATCTGAAAATGTGGTGGCTGTCGCTGCTACGAACAATCTCTTCCTATTCCAAGACAAACTCTAG
- the LOC126850608 gene encoding protein phosphatase PP2A 55 kDa regulatory subunit isoform X3: MDYAETSSNGDIQWCFSQVKGTLEDDVTEADIISCVEFNHDGDLLATGDKGGRVVIFQRDPISKNSIPRRGEYNVYSTFQSHEPEFDYLKSLEIEEKINKIRWLKRKNPAHFLLSTNDKTIKLWKVSERDKRVEGYNTKEENGAIRDPACITALRVPTIKPMELMVEASPRRIFANAHTYHINSISVNSDQETYLSADDLRINLWHLEITDQSFNIVDIKPTNMEELTEVITAAEFHPAECNVLVYSSSKGTIRLCDMRSAALCDQHSKLFEEPEDPTNRSFFSEIISSISDVKLSNSGRYMISRDYLSVKVWDLQMETKPIECYPVHEYLRSKLCSLYENDCIFDKFECCWSGNDSAIMTGSYNNFFRVFDRTTKRDLTLEAARDIAKPKTLLKPRKVCTGGKRKKDEISVDCLDFNKKILHTAWHPSENVVAVAATNNLFLFQDKL, translated from the exons ATGGATTACGCCGAAACTTCAA GCAATGGTGACATACAGTGGTGTTTCTCGCAAGTCAAGGGGACTTTAGAAGATGATGTTACAGAAG ctgATATAATCTCGTGCGTCGAATTTAATCACGATGGCGATCTTCTTGCAACAGGGGATAAAGGTGGACGTGTTGTCATTTTTCAGAGAGACCCCATT AGTAAAAACAGTATACCACGAAGAGGCGAATACAATGTGTATAGCACCTTCCAGAGCCATGAGCCTGAATTTGATTACCTAAAATCACTagagatagaagaaaaaattaataaaattagatggctaaaaagaaaaaacccTGCCCACTTTTTACTCTCCACAAACGATAAAACAATCAAGTTATGGAAAGTTAGTGAGAGAGATAAAAGAGTAGAGGGGTATAATACTAAGGAAGAAAATGGCGCGATCCGTGATCCTGCCTGCATCACTGCCTTGAGG gtgCCAACCATAAAACCAATGGAGTTGATGGTGGAGGCATCGCCAAGGAGAATATTTGCCAATGCGCACACCTACCACATAAACAGTATAAGTGTCAACAGTGATCAAGAGACATACCTCAGTGCTGATGATCTTAGAATTAATCTTTGGCACCTTGAGATAACTGACCAGAGTTTTA ATATAGTAGACATTAAACCAACTAATATGGAAGAATTAACAGAAGTTATAACTGCAGCGGAATTTCATCCTGCAGAATGTAATGTATTGGTATACAGCAGTAGCAAGGGAACTATTAGACTTTGCGATATGAGATCCGCTGCTCTTTGCGATCAGCATAGCAAGCTCTTTGAGGAGCCGGAAGATCCAACCAATAGAAGCTTTTTCTCGGAAATTATTTCAAGCATAAGTGATGTAAAGCTCAGTAATTCTGGAAGATACATGATTAGTAGAGACTACCTCAGTGTGAAAGTGTGGGATTTGCAAATGGAGACAAAACCGATTGAATGCTATCCC gTACATGAATACTTAAGATCAAAATTATGTTCATTATACGAAAATGACTGCATCTTCGACAAGTTTGAATGTTGTTGGAGTGGTAATGACTCGGCTATCATGACGGGCTCGTACAACAATTTCTTTAGAGTATTCGATCGTACGACTAAACGCGATCTTACCTTAGAGGCAGCGCGCGATATTGCCAAACCAAAAACGCTTCTGAAGCCGAGAAag GTCTGCACTGGTGGTAAGCGCAAGAAGGATGAGATTAGTGTTGACTGTCTGGACTTCAATAAGAAAATACTTCACACTGCATGGCATCCATCTGAAAATGTGGTGGCTGTCGCTGCTACGAACAATCTCTTCCTATTCCAAGACAAACTCTAG